AAGAGTATGGCGAAACCGATCCGTTCTACCGTATTAACGCCCTCGCGGGGCTGGGCGATAAGTCCGATCTCACTTTCGCGCTGCGTAATGCCTCGCTGTTGCGTTCAAACGGCGACGAGATTTCGCTGCGCGATGCTCAGGCGCTGCTCGATGGCAGCAAAACCGAATGCCCGGATTATCCCGGCGGCCGTCCAAGGCTGATTGATGAACTGGCCCGTGGCGGCCAGCCTGGCACCGAAGCGGTTTTCTTGATTAACGAACGGCTGCTGGCGATTCGCGATCGGCTGGTCGGGCACCTCGGGGAGAGCGGCGTACCGGAAATGGAACAACTGCTGAAAACCGTTGGGCTGGTGGCCAGCGCCTGTCAGGTGACCGATATCAGCACGCTGTTGCCGGGCGCTGAGGCGTCGGTTGAACAAAGCGCAACGCCGCCGACCGCCGCAGTTCCGCCCGTTTCGCAGGTCGCGGACTGGCGCAGCGTGCAGGTCACCAGTCGCGCCGACGCGCAGCTGATGCTGGAGAAAGCGAAGCAGTATTTTGCGCAGTATGAGCCGAGTCACCCCGCACCGTTGATGATTGAACGGGTGCAGCGGCTGTCTGAACTCAACTTTATGGACATTATTCGCGACCTGGCGCCGGACGGCGTTAACCAACTGGAAAACATTTTTGGACGCCGCGAATGACGCGTCCAGGCATTATGACGACAGGCATGACGTCTGCCGTTTCACCTTCACCGCGCATCTTTGACGGAGAACATCATGGCAATGAGTAACAGTGGGCAGAAATTCATCGCACGTAACCGTGCCCCCCGCGTGCAGATCGAGTACGACGTAGAGATCTACGGTGCAGAACGTAAAATTCAGCTGCCGTTTGTGATGGGCGTAATGGCCGATCTGGTGGGCAAACCGGTCGAAAGCCTGCCTGCGGTCGACGAGCGTAAATTCCTTGAAATCGACATCGATAACTTCGACGAACGTATGAAAGCGCTGAAGCCGCGCGTCGCATTCCAGGTGGATAACACGCTAACCGGCGAAGGTAAGCTCAACGTCGATCTGACCTTCGACAGCATGGATGACTTCCTGCCGGATGCGGTGGCCCGCAAAGTTGAACCGTTGAACAAGCTGCTGGAGGCGCGTACCCAGCTCTCCAACCTGCTGACCTATATGGACGGCAAAAACGGCGCGGAAGAGCTGATCGCTAAAATTCTGCAGGATCCGACGCTGCTCAAATCCCTGAGCCAGTTGCCGAAAAATGACGATAGCGCGAAAGGTAGCGAGGAATAATCGATGAGCAACCAGACTCAACAACAAGAGCTGCAGGCAGATCAGGCGTTCAGCCAGGACGAATTCAGCGCGCTGCTGAACAAAGAGTTTCGCCCCAAAACCGATCAGGCGCGTTCGGCGGTGGAGAGCGCGGTAAAAACGCTGGCGCAGCAGGCGCTGGAAAATACCGTCACCTTCTCAAACGACACCTACCGCACCATTCAAAATCTGATTGCCGGTATTGATGAGCAGCTTTCGCAGCAGGTGAATCAGATTATTCACCATGACGAGTTTCAGAAACTGGAAAGCGCGTGGCGTGGCCTGAGCTATCTGGTCAACAACACTGAAACCGACGAGATGCTGAAGATCCGCTTTATGAGCATCTCCAAACAGGAACTGGGTCGTACCCTGAAACGTTACAAGGGCGTGGGCTGGGACCAGAGCCCGATCTTCAAGAAAATCTACGAACAAGAGTACGGTCAGTTTGGCGGCGAGCCGTTTGGCTGCATCGTCGGTGACTACTATTTCGACCATAGCCCGCAGGATGTTGAGCTGCTGGGGGAAATGGCGCGCATCGGTTCTGCGGCACACTGTCCGTTCATTACCGGTACAGCGCCGGGCGTGATGCAGATGGAGTCCTGGCAGGAGCTGGCCAACCCGCGCGATCTGACCAAAATCTTCCAGAACACCGAATATGCCGCCTGGCGTTCGCTGCGTGAATCGGAAGATGCCCGCTATCTGGGGCTGGTGATGCCGCGTTTTCTGTCTCGTCTGCCGTATGGCATTCGGACTAACCCGGTCGACAGCTTTGATTTTGAAGAGCAAACCGATG
This Citrobacter enshiensis DNA region includes the following protein-coding sequences:
- the tssA gene encoding type VI secretion system protein TssA; protein product: MNIDEILAPISHENPCGENLEYDADFQAMGQASQGKAEQQFGDTIIPAEPADWNTVEKLATRLLGRTKDLRVMLALTHAWTRRRGLSGYADGLLLVEQALSRYWEPLYPRLEEYGETDPFYRINALAGLGDKSDLTFALRNASLLRSNGDEISLRDAQALLDGSKTECPDYPGGRPRLIDELARGGQPGTEAVFLINERLLAIRDRLVGHLGESGVPEMEQLLKTVGLVASACQVTDISTLLPGAEASVEQSATPPTAAVPPVSQVADWRSVQVTSRADAQLMLEKAKQYFAQYEPSHPAPLMIERVQRLSELNFMDIIRDLAPDGVNQLENIFGRRE
- the tssB gene encoding type VI secretion system contractile sheath small subunit — its product is MAMSNSGQKFIARNRAPRVQIEYDVEIYGAERKIQLPFVMGVMADLVGKPVESLPAVDERKFLEIDIDNFDERMKALKPRVAFQVDNTLTGEGKLNVDLTFDSMDDFLPDAVARKVEPLNKLLEARTQLSNLLTYMDGKNGAEELIAKILQDPTLLKSLSQLPKNDDSAKGSEE
- the tssC gene encoding type VI secretion system contractile sheath large subunit, whose translation is MSNQTQQQELQADQAFSQDEFSALLNKEFRPKTDQARSAVESAVKTLAQQALENTVTFSNDTYRTIQNLIAGIDEQLSQQVNQIIHHDEFQKLESAWRGLSYLVNNTETDEMLKIRFMSISKQELGRTLKRYKGVGWDQSPIFKKIYEQEYGQFGGEPFGCIVGDYYFDHSPQDVELLGEMARIGSAAHCPFITGTAPGVMQMESWQELANPRDLTKIFQNTEYAAWRSLRESEDARYLGLVMPRFLSRLPYGIRTNPVDSFDFEEQTDGANHNNYSWANAAYAMAANINRSFKEYGWCTSIRGVESGGAVENLPCHTFPSDDGGVDMKCPTEIAISDRREAELAKNGFMPLIHRKNSDFAAFIGAQSLQKPAEYHDPDATANARLASRLPYLFACCRFAHYLKCIVRDKIGSFREREEMERWLNDWVMNYVDGDPANSSQETKSRKPLAAAEVQVQEIEDNPGYYAAKFFLRPHYQLEGLTVSLRLVSKLPSLKTQDA